In the Planctomycetaceae bacterium genome, ATCTGAATCCGGCGGACCACCTCGAGGAACAAGAGCCCTGGGAGATCAGCTGGATATTGCGATCGCCGGGTGCCGAATCGGAAAATTGCAGGGTGACAGCCGTTTCACCGCCAACCGGAGTCTGTATCCATAACGGAGCATCTGCGCTCAGTGGTCCGTCAACCAGAACGGTGCCGTCCTGACTGATCAATACGTTTTCATTATCCAGCAGGACACGAACGTCACTTGGGCCATCTGCCGCGTCAAGCTGCAGCAAAATCAGGTCATCCGCTCCGATCAAGCCTCGTCCGACCGGCCTCTGAATGATCCCCGCGGGGGCGTTGGACAATTGCAGACGGAAGGTCTCATCGAGTTCCGGAATAACATCGCCAAACACAGGCACCCGAGGACACCACTGACTGATTCATAATCACCAAGGGATTCCGCCGTGCCGGCCACTGCGGTATCGTCTTCACTTGCGTACTCCACAGACAAACAATCGAATCGGGTATCGAGTGTGCCATCGTGAATAAATCAAGGTGGACGCTCAGAAAGTTTTCGAGAGCAGCGACCACAGAGAAGCGTTACGAGTTCCTCTTCAGGACGCAGTCGACAGCAGACTGGATCGCCTTCGCGATGGATTCAACGCTGACTGAAGACTCCAGCAGGATTGGATGGTGCAGGGTCAGAAGCTGATTGTGCCAGCGTTCTGAATTTGTGAGTTCTGCGGCCTGCCGGTATCGCTTTCGACTGTGGATCAAATGCAGTGCCGGGAATCCGGGTGACAGGGTCAATTGAAGCGGACCAAACTCCGCTGTTGAGTCTTTCGGGCCCTGCAAAGCCTGTTGCTCAATCCGATCCAGCAGAGATCGCGTTGCCTCTGTTCGATCATTCAGGTGCCTCGGTGTCATGGCAACCTTATAGAATGCCGGAGCACCGTTCGTGGCCGAGTCCAATGCGGCAATGACATCGATGGCGCTGCCGGATGCAAGCAAAGATGCCAGCTGCCCGACCCGCTCCATCCGCCGTCTGTTGCGTTCATCCAGCATATGCAGTTGGGGGACCAGGACAGCGGCCTGCATTTCAGACAGGGGGTACGCGTCATTACCACGTTGCGTGTAGAGCCGGATGCGCTGCATGATGGCTGAGTTTTTTGACACCACAGCCCCGCCTCGCCCGGCGGTCAGAAGTTTGCTTCCCCCAAAACTGAATGCCCCCACATCGCCAATGGTGCCGGCTCTGCGACCATTGATCTCTGCCCCGGGGCACTGACACGCGTCTTCTACGACCGCAAATCCATGGAACCGTGCCAGATCGACAGCTTTGTCGATGTCCGCAAAGGTGCCATGAAGGTGAGAACAAATGACCGCGCGAGTTCGCTCACTGAGAGCTTGTTCGATCTGGCTGCAATCAATGCCGGGCGAATTGAATTGCGTATCGATCAGTACCGGCGTGGCTCCCAGCGCCAGGACATTCATGAAATTGGCTTTATAGTCGTAGGCAGCCATGATGACTTCTGTGCCCGGCTCAACGCCTACTGCTCGCAGGCAAAGCTCAATCGCAGTTGTGCCGCTGCTGCAAAGTTGAACGTTGTCCGCAAGCAGGTACTCAGCAAACTCCCTGCGGAACTGGTCACAATGGGGGCCATGGTATCTGCCCCAGGATCCATCGTGCAGCATCTGAAGGAAGACGTTTCGAATGGAATCGTCTGAAACCGGCCAAAGCGACGTGTCTAGCATAGGAGTCGTGCGAGTGTTTCTTCTGAGGTGATGGTTTGAATCGTCATTCTTCCGAAGCCCTCCATAGCCCTGAACCTGCGTGCGCAGGACAGAACATTCTGCATCACTTTTCGGTTCCGTTCGCCAGAAACATGACCACTGCAGCCAGGGCTAAAGCTGCTGTTTCAATTCTCAGAATCGTTGAAGGCCAGGAGATGGTGTTGGCCCCTGCATCCAGCAGCTGCTGGATTTCTGAATCTGTGAAACCACCTTCAGGCCCAATGAACAAGGTCACATTTTTCGAAGTTGGATCTGATACGCCGACCGTCGGTCGGAGGCCTGCTGACTTAATCTTGTCACCAGGGTGGGCGACCAGAAGCTGTTGTTGCTGAGACATCGCATTTTCAATTGCCGCAGACAGTTCAACAGGTGAACTGATCGTCATCAGGCGATTCCTTCCGCATTGTTTACACGCCGCAATGACATTCGCTTTGAGCTTTTCCTGTTTCGAATCGCCCGGATTGACGACGCTTCGTTCGGTTTGTGTGAGTATCAATTGGTGAACTCCAAGTTCCGTCAGTTTTTCCACCATCCACTTCAGGCGGTCCCCCTTTGGTGGCGCAGCGGCGACGGTCAATTCAACGCCATCGACGCAGTGGTCGGCGGTGTGCCGGGCTGTAATCGTGACGTCAGCGTGCTTTCGCGAGGTTGCTTCGATAATCCCCCGGGCCGACTGCCCGCATCCATCAAATATCTCAATTTCATCGCCAGCCTTCAGCCGCAGCACGTTGAGAAGGTGGTGAGCTTCGGCATCCGTGATTCGGATGCAGTCCTGTGAAAGAGATTCGGCAAAAACACGATTAGGCACGTGCGTCTTCCTGAGGATGAAGGATGAATCTGGAGTCCGGATTCTCGGCCCCGGCAGCACAGAGTTGTGAAGTCGGAATGGCCCCGCTATCGTTCCTGGCTCTTGATTCCTGAAAGGTACTTTCAGCACGCGACTCGTCTGGGGGACGATTTCTGGTGACGCGGTGACGGCCGAAATTTGTTGTTACCCGCGCATTCACGCGTTCGTTCCCTCCAGACAGATTGACAGGGGAGAGTCCGCACGAGTGGTGTGCGGCTTTCTTTTCCAGAGTATGAAAACCTCGCCGAACGGCACAACTGAAGGCAGGCAATAAAGCATGAAGCCAGTCCGAGATCCTGATCCGAATAAAGACTTCAGCACAGATCATTACAGGGAAATGGTCGCCGCGATCGTCAAGAGCCATAAGACGATCTGTTTTCGCGACGTTCACGCCATGGGCCGCGATATCCTCTCCCTACCGAATTTCGTCATCATGAGGCATGACGTTGAGTTCAGTATTCCGGCAGCGTTGCGGATGGCCGAAATCGAAGCCGAACATGGTGTGAGTGCAACCTATTTTCTTTTGCAGACAAGTGACTATAACTGCTTCGAGGAAGATGAAGCCGTCCTGATTCGTCGAATCCTTGAGCTTGGTCACGATATTGGGCTCCATTACGACGCTGCACTATTTGAACGTTTGGGGCTTGATCCGGAACGCACTGCGAAAGCTCAGCTGGATCTGTTCGAAGCGTTTTTTAACACCAAAATCCATGCCATGAGTTCGCATATGCCGATGCGATCCGGGAAGACATTTTCTCTTCCCGGTGTGATCGACACCTACGATCCACTGTTTTTGACCGAGATGAAGTATCTGAGCGACAGTACTCAGGCATGGCGGGAGGGCGTCGTCACCGGCGTTCTCGAAAAATACAATCATATCCACTTGCTGACGCACGAATACATCTGGCACCCGGGCGGATGGGACTGGTCTGCCTTATTGTTTGTTGAAGTTCAGGACAAATTTCAAAGGGCCTGGAAGCGAGCCGAAAACTTCATCAACATGTATCGCGAAGGACTTCGAATGCGCCAGACCAAAGATGCTCAGTTCAAACAACGTTACATGACCGACAACAAGTAAAACCAGGGGCAGACGACGATGACTTTGACAACTTTCCTGAGAACCTGCGCATCGTATCTGGTCGCCGCGCTGTTTGTGAGTTTCATAATGATCGAAACGTCGGTGGCTCAGCCACAATTCGTGCGCGCGGTGGAAGGAATTGCCGAGTTCAGGCTCGAAAACGGAATGCAGGTTCTCCTGTTTCCCGATCCTTCCCGTCCGACGGTAACGGTGAACGTCACCATTTTTGTCGGGTCTCGTCATGAAGGCTACGGAGAAGCGGGAATGGCGCATCTTCTTGAACACATGGTTTTCAAGGGGACACCCACTCATCCTGCAATTCCGGCCGACCTGGCGAAGCGGGGCGCACGGTTTAACGGAACAACCTGGCTCGACCGAACCAACTACTACGAAACTCTGAATGCCAGCGACGAAAATCTGGAATTCGCGCTGAAGATGGAAGCAGATCGCATGGTCAACAGCCTGATCAGGGCGGAAGATCTGGCCTCCGAAATGACGGTGGTGCGGAACGAATTCGAACGCGGTGAAAACAGTCCCCAGCGTGTTCTTATGCAGCGAATGACTGCAGTGGCATTCGACTGGCACAACTACGGCAAATCGACGATTGGAAATCGGGCAGACATTGAACGAGTGCCCGTTGAGAATCTGCGTCGCTTCTATCAGCGGTTCTATCAGCCTGACAATGCCATGTTGATTATTGCCGGCAAGTTTGACGTACAGAAGGCCATGCAGTTAACACAGCAGTACTTTGGAGCTTTGCCCCGGCCTGATCGTGAGCTCGACAAGACCTACACAGAAGAACCCGCTCAGGACGGAGAACGTTTGGTCACGGTTCGCCGAGTTGGTGAAGTGCCTATGGCGGGACTGCACTATCATCTGCCAGCAGGCGGTCACCCCGATTTTGCTGCAGTTGATGTGCTGACTGGAGTCCTTGCAGGTGAACCATCCGGTCGACTGTACGAAAGCCTCGTCAAGCGACGCATCGCTGCATCCATGTACGGGACAACATTCGCAGCGCACGACCCCGGAAGCCTGATCCTACTGGCGGACGCAGCACAGGGGGTCGATGGAGGAACTGTGCTACAGGCCCTGATTGATACTGTGGAAGGATTCGCAAACAATCCCATAAAGCCTGAAGAAGTAGAACGCGCTCGACAGGAACTGCTGAAGCAGCGCGAACTGCGTTTTAACGATTCCTCCTCCGTCGCCGTTGAGCTGAGTGACTGGGCCGCGCAGGGCGATTGGCGGTTGTACTTCCTGTATCGTGACCGCCTGGAAGCCGTTACCGCTGATGACGTCCAGCGCGTGGCTGTCGAGTACCTTCAGCGTTCCAACAGAACGGCCGGGCTGTTCGAACCAACGCAGGCCCCTGAACGAACCGCGATTCCCGAAACGCCGAACCTGCAGGCAATGATTGGCGACTACAAGGGCCGCGAAGAAGTGGCTCAGGGAGAAGATTTCGATGCCAGTCCGGCGGCGATTGAAGCCCGCCTTGAGCGGGAGACACTCACATCAGGCATCAAGGTCACTCTGCTTCCGAAAAAGACCCGTGGCAACTCTGTCATCATGCGTCTGACACTTCGATACGGAAATCTGGAGGCCCTCACGGGCAAAGCGGTGGCCGCTGAATACCTCGGCCAAATGCTGATGCGAGGGACGGAGAATATGACTCGCCAGCAGATCAGCGACGAACTGGATAACTATCGAACACGAATGTCCGTCAGCGGATCCCCCGGAAATCTTTCGATCAGCATTCAGACCACGCGAGAGAATCTCGTACGTGTCATGGGGATCATGGAAGAGGTGTTGCGGCGGCCGACTTTCCCCGCCGAAGAACTGGAGCTGATTCGTGAAGAGCAGATTTCCGGAATTGGACAACAGCTCACCGAACCCACTGTAATTGCTTCAAATGCTGTGCAGAAAAAGATCAGCCCCTATTCCGCAGAGGACCCGCGTTTTGTCGCATCCATGCAGGAAGAGCTGGAGCGAGCCAAAGCAGTGACCGTGGATCAGGTCAGGGATGTCTACAACCAATTGGTCGGCGCCAGCGTCGGAGAATTAACCATTGTTGGTGATTTTGACGCCGACAAAGTGCTGCCCGTGGTGGATCGGATCACGAATGGATGGAAATCGAACGTTGCGTTCGAACGTCTCAGTCGAGAGGCCGTCAGTAACGAAACGGGTACCTTTGAACAAATCAATACGCCTGACAAGGCGAATGCTGCGTACTTTGCCGCGTTAACGATTCCGATCAGCGACGACCACCCGGACTACCCGGCGCTGGCCGTCGGAAACTTTATTCTGGGTGCCAACGGTTTGTCATCAAGATTAGGAAACAGGATCCGGCAGAAGGATGGATTGTCATACACCGTGCAGTCGAACCTTCAGGCAGCTTCAGGTGATCCTCGGGCAGTCTTCTACATCTTCGCAATCTCCAACCCTGACAATGCTCAGAAAGTACACCTGGCTGTGCAGGAGGAGCTGGATCGGTTGTTGAAAGATGGGATCACCGCAGAGGAGCTTGAAGATGCCCGGAAAGGTTACCTGCAACAGCAGGAGGTGCGTCGAACCAGTGACCGAAGCCTGGCTTCGATGCTCGAATCGCTGTCGTTTTACGACCGTGACCTGAGCTTTGTCGGAGATTTCGAATCAAAAGTCGCAGCGTTGACGGTTGAAGATGTCAACAGTGCACTGAGAAAGCATATTCAGCCACAGCGATTGTACACAGTTTCCGCAGGTGATTTCGCAAAGGGACCTGCAGCCGCAGATGCACCGGCTGCCGGGAATTAGCCAGATCATGGCGGTGCAACAGGGGCGGAGGTGACCTCGGAATGGAGAATTCTGTGGTCACCTCAGTGCGTTTCTGTTGTGATTGTTGAGACTGTGTCAGTCTCGAGGGGTGAAAAATGTGCAGAACGGCCGCCATTTTGACGATCACGCTGGAAAAAGCATCGTCGGTTGGCTAACCTGCCGGGCTTGTTCGACCGAGGATGGACCCGGTTGGCCTTTTGTCGCGACGTAACGTCATTTGAGTTCAGTACTTAGACTATGCCAAACTCCAAGTCAGCAGAGAAATCTCTTCGCCAAAGTCTCGTTCGACGAGATCGAAATCGTACGCAGCGTTCAGCACTGCGAACCCGCTTGAAGAACTTCCGTTCGTTCCTGGCTGGCAGTCCTTCTCAGGAAGACGCTGACAAACAGTTTAGCCTGGTTGTGAAAGCTTTGGATCAGGCTGCTGCGAAGGATCTGATTCACAAGAATACAGCCTCACGCACCAAGTCTCGTCTGGCAGCCCTGAAGAAGAAGACATTCGTGGGCTAAATGCTCCGTTTCGATGATGATTGAAATTTGTGGCTGCGATCATATCAGGTGATCGCAGCCATTTTTCTTTGTGAGGCAACGTTCTTTGTGAGGCAATCATGCAGTTTCAAATCCCCGAAGTGCCTCTTGCTGTCCTGGATCAGATCCCCAGCCCGGCTCTTGTTGTTTTTCGAGATCGCGTTGTCTCCAATATCGAAAGTATGATTCGAGTGGCGGGCGACCCAGCCCGACTTCGGCCACACTGCAAGACTCATAAGATGTCTGCCGTGGTTCGGATGCTGATTGATCGTGGCGTCCATAAGCATAAGGCCGCGACAATTGCGGAAGTCGAGATGCTTTTCGACGCCGGAGCGCGGGATGT is a window encoding:
- a CDS encoding pitrilysin family protein, yielding MTLTTFLRTCASYLVAALFVSFIMIETSVAQPQFVRAVEGIAEFRLENGMQVLLFPDPSRPTVTVNVTIFVGSRHEGYGEAGMAHLLEHMVFKGTPTHPAIPADLAKRGARFNGTTWLDRTNYYETLNASDENLEFALKMEADRMVNSLIRAEDLASEMTVVRNEFERGENSPQRVLMQRMTAVAFDWHNYGKSTIGNRADIERVPVENLRRFYQRFYQPDNAMLIIAGKFDVQKAMQLTQQYFGALPRPDRELDKTYTEEPAQDGERLVTVRRVGEVPMAGLHYHLPAGGHPDFAAVDVLTGVLAGEPSGRLYESLVKRRIAASMYGTTFAAHDPGSLILLADAAQGVDGGTVLQALIDTVEGFANNPIKPEEVERARQELLKQRELRFNDSSSVAVELSDWAAQGDWRLYFLYRDRLEAVTADDVQRVAVEYLQRSNRTAGLFEPTQAPERTAIPETPNLQAMIGDYKGREEVAQGEDFDASPAAIEARLERETLTSGIKVTLLPKKTRGNSVIMRLTLRYGNLEALTGKAVAAEYLGQMLMRGTENMTRQQISDELDNYRTRMSVSGSPGNLSISIQTTRENLVRVMGIMEEVLRRPTFPAEELELIREEQISGIGQQLTEPTVIASNAVQKKISPYSAEDPRFVASMQEELERAKAVTVDQVRDVYNQLVGASVGELTIVGDFDADKVLPVVDRITNGWKSNVAFERLSREAVSNETGTFEQINTPDKANAAYFAALTIPISDDHPDYPALAVGNFILGANGLSSRLGNRIRQKDGLSYTVQSNLQAASGDPRAVFYIFAISNPDNAQKVHLAVQEELDRLLKDGITAEELEDARKGYLQQQEVRRTSDRSLASMLESLSFYDRDLSFVGDFESKVAALTVEDVNSALRKHIQPQRLYTVSAGDFAKGPAAADAPAAGN
- a CDS encoding aminotransferase class V-fold PLP-dependent enzyme encodes the protein MQWSCFWRTEPKSDAECSVLRTQVQGYGGLRKNDDSNHHLRRNTRTTPMLDTSLWPVSDDSIRNVFLQMLHDGSWGRYHGPHCDQFRREFAEYLLADNVQLCSSGTTAIELCLRAVGVEPGTEVIMAAYDYKANFMNVLALGATPVLIDTQFNSPGIDCSQIEQALSERTRAVICSHLHGTFADIDKAVDLARFHGFAVVEDACQCPGAEINGRRAGTIGDVGAFSFGGSKLLTAGRGGAVVSKNSAIMQRIRLYTQRGNDAYPLSEMQAAVLVPQLHMLDERNRRRMERVGQLASLLASGSAIDVIAALDSATNGAPAFYKVAMTPRHLNDRTEATRSLLDRIEQQALQGPKDSTAEFGPLQLTLSPGFPALHLIHSRKRYRQAAELTNSERWHNQLLTLHHPILLESSVSVESIAKAIQSAVDCVLKRNS
- a CDS encoding RsmE family RNA methyltransferase — translated: MPNRVFAESLSQDCIRITDAEAHHLLNVLRLKAGDEIEIFDGCGQSARGIIEATSRKHADVTITARHTADHCVDGVELTVAAAPPKGDRLKWMVEKLTELGVHQLILTQTERSVVNPGDSKQEKLKANVIAACKQCGRNRLMTISSPVELSAAIENAMSQQQQLLVAHPGDKIKSAGLRPTVGVSDPTSKNVTLFIGPEGGFTDSEIQQLLDAGANTISWPSTILRIETAALALAAVVMFLANGTEK
- the rpsT gene encoding 30S ribosomal protein S20, translating into MPNSKSAEKSLRQSLVRRDRNRTQRSALRTRLKNFRSFLAGSPSQEDADKQFSLVVKALDQAAAKDLIHKNTASRTKSRLAALKKKTFVG